The Channa argus isolate prfri chromosome 14, Channa argus male v1.0, whole genome shotgun sequence genome includes a window with the following:
- the snai2 gene encoding zinc finger protein SNAI2, whose product MPRSFLVKKHTNSAKKPNYSELESPTVFITPHIYKGLPLPLIPQPEILSPAAYSPITVWTTSNLPLSPLPSDLSPISGYPSSLSDTSSKDHSGSESPRSDEDEQMLPKLTDPHGVDGEKFQCSLCSKSYSTYSGLLKHKQLHCDAQTRKSFSCKYCEKEYVSLGALKMHIRTHTLPCVCKICGKAFSRPWLLQGHIRTHTGEKPFSCPHCNRAFADRSNLRAHLQTHSDVKKYQCKNCSKTFSRMSLLHKHEESGCCVAH is encoded by the exons ATGCCACGTTCTTTTCTTgtcaagaaacacacaaactccgCAAAGAAGCCCAATTACAGTGAGCTGGAAAGCCCAACAG TGTTCATCACGCCGCACATCTACAAGGGCCTTCCCCTGCCTCTCATCCCCCAGCCGGAGATCCTGAGTCCGGCAGCGTACAGCCCCATCACAGTGTGGACTACCAGCAACCTCCCGCTGTCTCCGCTCCCCAGTGACCTCTCCCCCATCTCTGGATACCCTTCGTCGCTCTCCGACACCTCCTCTAAAGACCACAGCGGCTCTGAAAGCCCGAGGAGCGATGAAGACGAGCAGATGCTGCCAAAGCTGACAGACCCTCACGGAGTGGACGGAGAGAAATTCCAATGTAGTTTGTGCAGCAAGTCCTACTCCACGTACTCTGGACTGCTTAAGCATAAACAGCTGCACTGCGACGCTCAAACGAGGAAATCCTTTAGTTGTAAATACTGCGAGAAGGAGTACGTTAGCCTCGGAGCTCTCAAAATGCACATCAGGACTCACACCTTGCCTTGCGTTTGCAAAATATGCGGGAAAGCTTTCTCCAGACCGTGGCTGCTCCAAGGACACATCAGGACGCACACCG gtGAGAAGCCGTTCTCCTGCCCTCACTGCAACAGGGCTTTTGCGGACAGGTCCAATCTCAGGGCTCACCTACAGACCCATTCGGATGTGAAAAAATACCAATGCAAGAACTGCTCCAAAACTTTCTCCAGGATGTCTCTTCTGCACAAGCATGAGGAATCTGGTTGTTGTGTAGCACACTGA